Part of the Gammaproteobacteria bacterium genome, GCCAAGCGTAGGAAGGTCCCGATATTCCACATGGAAGCGGGTAATCGCTGCTTTGATCAGCGCGTCCCGGAAGAGATTAATCGGAAGCTCGTTGACCACCTGAGCGACATCAACATGCCCTACACGGAGCATGCGCGCCGCTACTTGCTTGCGGAGGGGATAAGGGCGGATACGATCATAAAGACCGGCTCGCCGATGAAGGAAATACTGACCCATTACATGCCGACGATCGAGAAATCCGACGTGCTCGATCGTATCGGCTTGAAGCCTGAGGAGTTTTTCCTCGTTAGCATGCATCGCGAGGAAAACGTAGACAGTGATAACAACTTCTCAGATCTCCTGGCGTCGCTGAATGCGATCGCAGAGAAATATGACAAACCGATTATTGTCTCGACCCATCCACGCACACG contains:
- a CDS encoding UDP-N-acetyl glucosamine 2-epimerase yields the protein AKRRKVPIFHMEAGNRCFDQRVPEEINRKLVDHLSDINMPYTEHARRYLLAEGIRADTIIKTGSPMKEILTHYMPTIEKSDVLDRIGLKPEEFFLVSMHREENVDSDNNFSDLLASLNAIAEKYDKPIIVSTHPRTRNRLEELSPGNLSKELQFLKPLGFLDYIKLQMQAFCVLSDSGTITEESSILNFPAITIREAHERPEGMDEGTLIMSGLRAERVLQSIEIVTSQHSNSKRQFKLVGDYDTESVSKKVVRIIMSYTDYVNRVVWNK